The segment GGCTACAGCGGGTACTGGATGCAGGGCAGCCGCTAGTGGTGGATGCTGATGCTCTGAGTCTATTGGCGTTGCGGGCAAAACAGGGCGAGGTCGTACATCGTGATGACTGGGTACTGACGCCGCATCCTGGCGAGGCGGCTCGCCTATTGGACTGCTCTGTTGAAGACGTCGAGCGAGACCGTCTGGCAGCGGTGCGTGGCATACAAAAGAAGTATGGCGGCAGCGTAGTGCTCAAAGGAGCTGGCAGTTTGATCGCAAGCCCTGCTGGAGTGCTCGATGGGCCGGATGTGGCTCTGTGCCCATATGGCAATCCCGGCATGGCCAGTGGCGGCATGGGCGACGTTCTGGGCGGTATCATTGCCGGGCTTGCTGCGCAGTCATTGATGGGTGGCTTCGATGCCCGCCAGTCGCGTGCACCGCTGAACGCTGCGGCACAGGCGCTGCGTGTGACACTCAGCATGGCGCAGGCTGCCAGACTTGGCGTGCTGGTTCATGCGCTGGCGGCAGATAGAGCCGTGCAGGAACGCGGCGAACGTGGCCTGCTCGCGGGTGATCTGGCATCCTATATGCATTTACTGCTCAATTCACGGGCCCGAGATGCGCATATTCCTATCTGATGAAAATGCCCAAGTTGCCTTCGGCAGCCAGCTGGGCGACGTGTTTGCCGGCCACGGGCTGGTGTTTATGGAAGGCGAGCTAGGGGCGGGAAAGACCACCCTGACGCGCGGCGTGCTGCGTGCTTACGGCCATCTGGGTGCCGTCAAGAGTCCGACCTACACGCTGATCGAGCCTTACGTGCTGCCGCGTGCGGACGGTGGGGAGTGGCACGTCAATCATTTTGACCTCTATCGACTCGCTGACCCTGAAGAGCTTGAGTTCATCGGTGGGCGCGATCTGCTTGCCGATGACAGCCTCGCGCTCATTGAGTGGCCGAGCTGCGGTAAGGGGTTTTTACCGGCTCCTGATCTGCGAGTCATGCTGACCGTGCTTGATGAGGGCCGTGAAGCTGAGCTTACTGCCCATACGCCGCGTGGCGAGCGCTGGCTCGTGACACTGGCCGATCACTTGGCGCCTCAGGCATGATGGCCCGCAGGTTTGTTCTGCACTCTTGCCAATGCGCTCAGGTGCCTGACTTTGTCGTTCGTTATCTTCATTCATGTTCCTTCTGTCTGGGTCATCCTTACTGATGCCTGAAATTGTGTCCGACCCTCGTATGCGCGTGATGCGCCGTCTTCGTCGCTGGCTGGCAGGAGGGGTTGCCTGCTCGCTGATAAGCCTTGCCTTTGCGCCGCAGGCGCTCGCCGCCAAGGTGGAAAACCTGCGCCTGTGGACGGCGCCGGATCATACGCGTCTGGTGTTTGATCTCGACAGTGCCGCCACGGCCAAGATCTTCAGTCTCGATAATCCTGAGCGTCTGGTGATCGACCTTGCGGGTAGCGATGTAGCGAATGCTGCGGTAAGTCGCAAGCTCGAGAAGTTGAATCTCGAGGGCAGCGCCGTGAAATCGATTCGCACCGGTCGCCAAGGCAATGATTTGCGCGTCGTGCTCGACCTGACTCGCCAAGTCAATCCCAAGGACTTCACACTGGCGCCGAATGCCAAGTATGGCAACCGTCTGGTTGTCGATCTTGAATTCCCCGGTGAGTCGGCGGTGGAAAACCCTATCGATCCGATCGAGGCACGTATTCGTGAGCAGGAGCAGCTGGCGGCCAAGCGTAAATTGAAAGGTGAGCCGGTTGCTGCGGCGCCGAATATCAAGGCCTCTACGCATCCCAAGCGCGATATCATCATCGCCATTGACCCTGGTCACGGCGGGGAAGATCCTGGTGCCAGCGGCCCCGGTGGCACCAAGGAAAAGGATGTGGTGCTCAAGATCGGCAAGCGCCTCAAGCGCATGTTTGATGCGCAGCCAGGATTCAAGGCCATCCTGACGCGTAACAGCGATTACTATATTCCGTTGCGCAAGCGCACCGAGATTGCGCGTGAGCAGAAAGCTGACTTTTTCGTCTCGATTCATGCTGATGCCTTCAATAGCCCGCGTCCGCATGGCAGCTCGGTGTTTGCACTGTCCAGTCGTGGCGCCACCTCGGAAACCGCCCGCTGGTTGGCAGCGACTGAAAACCGCGCTGACCTTATCGGTGGCGTGGATGGCAGCCTGAGCCTGAATGACAAGGATGAAATGCTGCGCGGCGTACTGCTTGATCTGACCATGACAGCGACGCTAAACGACTCGCTGGCCGCCGGTAGCGGTGTGTTGGCCAATCTCGGGCGGATGAATACGCTGCACAAGAGCCGCGTTGAGCAGGCGGGCTTCGTGGTGCTGAAGTCGCCAGACATCCCGTCATTGCTGGTCGAGACAGGTTTCATCTCCAATCCGACTGAAGAGCGCAATCTGAATAGTGGCGCGTATCAAGAGAAGCTGGCGCGCTCCATCTTCTCAGGGGTCGAGACACACTTTGAACGCAATCCGCCGCCGTCCAGCCTGCTGGCATGGAAGCGTAATCAGGCGCGTGGCGGCAATGGCGGTGAATATCGCGTCAAGAGTGGCGACACGCTGTCAGAAGTCGCTCAGCGACACAATGTCAGCATGGCAGCGCTCAAGCAGGCCAACGGCCTGAGTCGAGATGCCTTGCGCGTGGGTGAGACACTGAAGATTCCTCGCGGGTAGATCGTCATCAGGCATTGAGTCCTGGCATTGAGCCCTGTCGCGCATTTCTCTCACCGCCAGGCCTGCTTTCCCGCGACCAGGTTCGCTGGCAAGCGCGTCTGGCAGTCCGCCTTGTTTGCCCGCAAATGGGTTGTCCACCCGCTTTTGATTCAGGAGTTTCTCCATGGCTGACGACCTGTCTGCACCGGACATTGCCAGCACTCGCGAACGCCGCATTCGTATCCTCAATCCGCGACTGGCTAACCAGATCGCGGCAGGTGAGGTGGTGGAGCGTCCAGCCTCGGTGGTCAAGGAGCTGGTCGAGAACGCCATTGATGCGGGCAGTACGCGTATTGAGCTGGAACTTGAGGGCGGCGGTGCGCGCCTGATTCGCGTGCGCGACAACGGCTGTGGCATCACCGAGGAAGACTTGCCGTTGGCACTCTCGCGGCATGCCACCAGCAAGATCGAAAGCCTGGATGATCTGGAAGGCGTCGCCAGCCTCGGTTTTCGCGGCGAGGCGCTGGCCTCCATCAGCTCGGTGTCACGTCTGGAGCTGTTCTCGAATGTCTCTGACGAGCCGGCAAATGGCTGGCGCGTCGTTGCAGAAGGGCGCGAGATGGCACCACGTGTTTCTCCGGCGCCGCATCCGCGTGGTACCAGCGTCGCGGTGCGTGATCTATTTTTCAATACGCCAGCACGCCGCAAGTTCATGCGAACGGAGAAGACCGAGTTCGGACATGTCGAGGAGAGTTTCCGGCGGCTGGCACTGTCACGTCACGATATTGGCTGGACGCTGCGCCACAATCAGAAGGTGGTGCATCAGCTGCGCCCCGGCGATGACACGCTGACGATTGAGCGTCGTATTGGTGCGCTGCTGGGTCGTAATTTTCTTGAACATGCGCTACATCTGGACATCGAGGCGTCCGGGCTCAGGCTTTCGGGTTGGGTGGGCTTGCCGACGCACTCACGTGCGCAGGCAGATCAGCAGTATTTCTTCGTCAATGGCCGTGTCGTACGCGACCGTCTGGTGGCCCACGCCGTCCGTCAGGCATACCGTGACGTGATGTTTCATGGTCGGCACCCGGTGTTTGTGCTCTATCTGGAACTCGATCCGACCGTGGTCGATGTCAATGTGCACCCGACCAAGCACGAGGTGCGCTTCCGCGACGGTCGTCTGGTGCACGATTTTCTGTTTTCCAGTCTGCACAAGGCTCTGGCGCAGGTGCGGCCCGGAGACAACAGTGCTGCTCCGACCGAAATGGCCGGTCAGTCGCAGGATAAAGTGGAAGATCCCGGCTGGCAGCAGCAAGGCATGCGCCTTGGACGTCAGGAGCAGGATCGCCAGGAACAGGATGCTCAGCAGCAGGCCAGTTTGCCGTCCAATGGCGAGTCTGGCGCAGTGACCAACGAGCATGCCAGGCAAGTGGGAGCTGATTCAGGCAGCACTGGTCGAGGAAGTGCTGCTTAT is part of the Cobetia sp. L2A1 genome and harbors:
- the tsaE gene encoding tRNA (adenosine(37)-N6)-threonylcarbamoyltransferase complex ATPase subunit type 1 TsaE produces the protein MRIFLSDENAQVAFGSQLGDVFAGHGLVFMEGELGAGKTTLTRGVLRAYGHLGAVKSPTYTLIEPYVLPRADGGEWHVNHFDLYRLADPEELEFIGGRDLLADDSLALIEWPSCGKGFLPAPDLRVMLTVLDEGREAELTAHTPRGERWLVTLADHLAPQA
- a CDS encoding N-acetylmuramoyl-L-alanine amidase produces the protein MRVMRRLRRWLAGGVACSLISLAFAPQALAAKVENLRLWTAPDHTRLVFDLDSAATAKIFSLDNPERLVIDLAGSDVANAAVSRKLEKLNLEGSAVKSIRTGRQGNDLRVVLDLTRQVNPKDFTLAPNAKYGNRLVVDLEFPGESAVENPIDPIEARIREQEQLAAKRKLKGEPVAAAPNIKASTHPKRDIIIAIDPGHGGEDPGASGPGGTKEKDVVLKIGKRLKRMFDAQPGFKAILTRNSDYYIPLRKRTEIAREQKADFFVSIHADAFNSPRPHGSSVFALSSRGATSETARWLAATENRADLIGGVDGSLSLNDKDEMLRGVLLDLTMTATLNDSLAAGSGVLANLGRMNTLHKSRVEQAGFVVLKSPDIPSLLVETGFISNPTEERNLNSGAYQEKLARSIFSGVETHFERNPPPSSLLAWKRNQARGGNGGEYRVKSGDTLSEVAQRHNVSMAALKQANGLSRDALRVGETLKIPRG
- the mutL gene encoding DNA mismatch repair endonuclease MutL → MADDLSAPDIASTRERRIRILNPRLANQIAAGEVVERPASVVKELVENAIDAGSTRIELELEGGGARLIRVRDNGCGITEEDLPLALSRHATSKIESLDDLEGVASLGFRGEALASISSVSRLELFSNVSDEPANGWRVVAEGREMAPRVSPAPHPRGTSVAVRDLFFNTPARRKFMRTEKTEFGHVEESFRRLALSRHDIGWTLRHNQKVVHQLRPGDDTLTIERRIGALLGRNFLEHALHLDIEASGLRLSGWVGLPTHSRAQADQQYFFVNGRVVRDRLVAHAVRQAYRDVMFHGRHPVFVLYLELDPTVVDVNVHPTKHEVRFRDGRLVHDFLFSSLHKALAQVRPGDNSAAPTEMAGQSQDKVEDPGWQQQGMRLGRQEQDRQEQDAQQQASLPSNGESGAVTNEHARQVGADSGSTGRGSAAYGSEARSAAPWQPSSQLPPAGDGRSSERLSAERVRQFMAGYRALHPSEDHLLTPGGATAADATRDISQDPAAIASAEREARRVPRVTLGEAASGVAEVAAAWQVEVQSAVSADDGISANVTTGSAPQVVMRGLPPQTADDDTPPLGYAVAQLHGVYILSQTSRGLVMVDMHAAHERITYERMKQHVHGGGHLEAQPLLVPVSLAVSSREMGTFEREPEAFTRLGVELDAAGPETLLVRQVPVVLGNADVEPLVRGMLEDLERYGRSDRMEAHMNELMADMACRGSVRANRRLTIPEMNALLRDMERTERSGQCNHGRPTWTELSMSELDKLFLRGQ